From Nocardioides daedukensis, the proteins below share one genomic window:
- a CDS encoding HNH endonuclease signature motif containing protein has product MNNTAAATTFGVEDLDGAALCSEVSGLSRDALAIAARRYAVAHQWCITHPLLDDGDAATFGDVRLPGLSGCDSRVGGEGTPGVAVFAVEAYAATAGLSTGTAAQILSDALDLQHRLPRTWARVVALELPVWTAAQIARDTTRLSHNCVNWIDQQLDGRGSYGWKQIQFVIRQAIATFHPELMKKAETGKDDWDVRVNHDAGYAPGTSRLDAIGDSLDLEKFHQLINDEATTLGRLGDPDTHAQRKAKALGVIADRHATCQDTLDLSASDQADGGAGDRAGRATSPDSRDHTPNPTAQESDGAAGLQRSPLTPEDCPADYTKDAVLDAMATARAAAETAGKETGSGRRSPSANGTSDGRDAGGQGHAPNGGLAAALADAQATAEAAFDAAAAARAASVAAGFGDPIHPTTGAPLPATRSYVTAKLHLHFTLADIIRTLRGDLDPDTKVVDAGRLGAQLLSLVQDWLSRLGSNARITPVIDLTEAWAVDQHNPPERMREQVQLRDQHCVFPYCTITANRTDLDHIDAYDPHGPPGQTNPDNLACLCRSHHRMKTFAGWTYRREPDGSYHWSDPYEQRWRVTPGQGTTPLDPPDEHAINLAA; this is encoded by the coding sequence ATGAACAACACCGCAGCCGCCACCACGTTCGGGGTCGAGGACCTCGACGGTGCTGCGCTGTGTTCAGAGGTCTCCGGGCTCTCGCGAGACGCCCTCGCAATCGCGGCACGGCGCTACGCGGTGGCCCACCAGTGGTGCATCACCCACCCGCTCCTCGATGACGGCGACGCTGCCACGTTCGGTGACGTCAGGCTGCCGGGCCTGTCCGGATGCGACTCCCGCGTCGGCGGCGAAGGAACACCCGGTGTAGCGGTCTTCGCCGTCGAGGCCTACGCCGCCACCGCAGGCCTGTCCACCGGAACCGCGGCACAGATCCTCTCCGACGCCCTCGACCTACAGCACCGCCTGCCACGCACCTGGGCCCGAGTCGTGGCACTGGAGCTGCCGGTCTGGACCGCGGCCCAGATCGCCCGCGACACCACCCGGCTCTCCCACAACTGCGTCAACTGGATCGACCAGCAGCTCGACGGACGGGGATCGTATGGGTGGAAGCAGATCCAGTTCGTCATCCGGCAAGCCATCGCCACCTTCCACCCCGAACTGATGAAGAAGGCCGAGACCGGCAAGGACGACTGGGACGTGCGCGTGAACCACGACGCCGGCTACGCGCCCGGCACCTCACGACTGGACGCGATCGGGGACAGCCTCGACCTGGAAAAGTTCCACCAGCTGATCAACGACGAAGCCACCACCCTCGGTCGCCTGGGTGACCCCGACACCCACGCCCAACGCAAAGCCAAAGCACTCGGCGTCATCGCCGACCGGCACGCCACCTGCCAGGACACCCTCGACCTCAGCGCCAGCGACCAGGCCGACGGAGGAGCGGGTGATCGAGCAGGGCGAGCAACGAGCCCGGACAGTCGAGACCACACCCCCAACCCCACTGCACAAGAGTCCGACGGTGCTGCCGGTCTGCAGCGCAGCCCGCTCACTCCCGAGGACTGCCCAGCCGACTACACCAAGGATGCGGTCCTCGACGCGATGGCCACAGCCCGAGCCGCAGCAGAAACAGCCGGGAAAGAGACTGGATCTGGCCGCCGCAGCCCTTCCGCGAACGGCACCTCCGATGGCCGCGACGCAGGCGGCCAGGGACATGCACCCAACGGTGGCCTGGCCGCCGCACTCGCCGATGCACAAGCCACCGCAGAAGCTGCCTTCGACGCCGCAGCCGCAGCCCGCGCCGCCTCCGTGGCGGCCGGATTCGGCGACCCGATCCACCCCACCACCGGCGCACCGCTCCCCGCGACCCGGTCCTACGTCACCGCCAAGCTCCACCTCCACTTCACCCTCGCCGACATCATCCGCACCCTGCGCGGCGACCTCGACCCCGACACGAAAGTGGTCGACGCCGGCAGGCTCGGAGCCCAGCTCCTGAGCCTCGTCCAGGACTGGCTGTCCCGGCTCGGATCAAACGCCCGGATCACACCCGTGATCGACCTGACCGAAGCCTGGGCCGTCGACCAGCACAACCCACCCGAGCGGATGCGCGAACAGGTCCAGCTCCGCGACCAACACTGCGTCTTCCCCTACTGCACCATCACCGCCAACCGCACCGACCTCGACCACATCGACGCCTACGACCCCCACGGTCCACCCGGGCAGACCAACCCCGACAACCTCGCCTGCCTGTGCAGGAGCCACCACCGGATGAAAACCTTCGCCGGCTGGACCTACCGGCGCGAACCCGACGGGTCCTACCACTGGAGCGACCCCTACGAACAGCGATGGCGAGTCACCCCCGGACAAGGCACCACCCCGCTCGATCCACCGGACGAGCACGCCATCAACCTGGCGGCCTGA
- a CDS encoding L,D-transpeptidase family protein, which translates to MKRLVLVLSLVSATLFGAGSPPAQAATVRLDGVSATVWSHTKQVITVNRTSGYHARLYLWNKVNGRWVKKLGTSHARIGYGGLVWGSQRQQGSGTTPMGTFGLTDSFGKHWRQTGWNLDYRRIRSGDYWVLDNQSDHYNSYRNKSQGGFRWWLSSGHRDSSELLTDYIEQYEMAIVINFNTTRQVRHRGGAIFLHINGSGATAGCVSVPRSTMKSLMAHVDSWKHPVIAIGR; encoded by the coding sequence ATGAAGCGTCTCGTCCTCGTCCTGAGCCTGGTCTCAGCCACCCTCTTCGGCGCCGGTAGCCCACCCGCCCAGGCCGCGACCGTGCGGCTCGACGGGGTGAGCGCCACCGTGTGGTCGCACACCAAGCAGGTGATCACCGTCAACCGGACGTCGGGCTATCACGCCCGGCTCTACCTGTGGAACAAGGTCAACGGCCGCTGGGTGAAGAAGCTCGGCACCTCCCATGCCCGGATCGGGTATGGCGGCCTGGTGTGGGGGTCGCAGCGGCAACAGGGGAGCGGCACCACCCCGATGGGCACGTTCGGACTGACCGACAGCTTCGGCAAGCACTGGCGCCAGACCGGCTGGAACCTGGACTACCGGCGGATCCGCAGTGGCGACTACTGGGTCCTGGACAACCAGTCCGACCACTACAACAGCTATCGCAACAAGTCCCAGGGTGGCTTCCGGTGGTGGCTCTCCAGCGGGCACCGGGACAGCTCCGAGCTGCTCACCGACTACATCGAGCAGTACGAGATGGCGATCGTGATCAACTTCAACACCACTCGCCAGGTGCGCCACCGCGGCGGTGCGATCTTCCTGCACATCAACGGCAGCGGTGCGACCGCGGGCTGTGTGAGCGTCCCGCGCAGCACGATGAAGTCGCTGATGGCCCACGTGGACAGCTGGAAGCACCCGGTCATCGCGATCGGTCGATGA
- a CDS encoding thiamine phosphate synthase: MLARLFCLVDTTDDLTLLPEMAALGVDGFQVRAKAASTRELRTATESALATGACVVVNDRLDVALAAGAHGVHLGASDLPVAAARQLAPRLLIGATCRSARQVRQARADGADYAGFGPIFATTTKTGLPDPLGVNALREASGILPLIAIGGIDATTAGAARRAGAHGVAAIGAIWRHLDPLRAARELVEAVS, from the coding sequence GTGCTTGCACGACTTTTTTGCCTGGTCGACACCACAGATGACCTCACCCTGCTGCCCGAGATGGCAGCGCTCGGAGTGGACGGGTTCCAGGTCCGCGCCAAGGCCGCCTCCACCCGCGAGCTCCGCACCGCGACCGAGTCCGCCCTGGCCACCGGGGCCTGTGTGGTGGTCAACGATCGCCTCGACGTGGCCCTCGCCGCGGGAGCTCACGGCGTACATCTCGGGGCCTCGGACCTTCCGGTCGCCGCCGCCCGACAGTTGGCGCCACGCCTGTTGATCGGCGCCACCTGCCGCAGCGCTCGCCAAGTCAGGCAGGCCCGGGCCGACGGAGCGGACTATGCGGGCTTCGGACCGATCTTCGCCACCACGACGAAGACCGGCCTGCCGGACCCGCTGGGCGTGAATGCGCTGCGCGAGGCCTCCGGAATCCTGCCGCTGATCGCCATCGGTGGCATCGACGCCACCACCGCCGGGGCCGCACGCCGGGCCGGAGCACACGGCGTGGCCGCGATCGGTGCCATCTGGCGACATCTGGACCCACTACGTGCCGCAAGGGAACTCGTCGAAGCCGTGTCCTGA
- a CDS encoding Ku protein: MRAIWKGAVSFGLVSVPVKLYSATESHDVSFRQVHAKDGGRIKYQRVCAIDGEEVAYADIAKGYETEDGEMVILTDDDMAELPSTSSREIAVEKFVPSDQIDPMLFEKSYYLEPEKSGAKPYALLRQALLDADRMAVVTVALRQRTTVAVLRVRSTEAGDVIVLQTMMWPDEIRVPDFSVEVGEVKDSEVKMAHMLVETLAGDFEASEFEDDYAEAVEALVKTKVEGGEVKRTPTATKSSGEVVDLLAALQKSVAAAKESRGEPDTEKKTSPAKKASAADTSESEKAPAKKSAAKKSTAKKAAPAKKAPAKKSAAKKSAAKKPAAKKAPAKKAS, encoded by the coding sequence ATGCGAGCGATCTGGAAGGGTGCCGTCTCCTTCGGCCTGGTGAGCGTCCCCGTCAAGCTCTATTCAGCGACCGAGAGCCACGATGTCTCGTTCCGGCAGGTGCACGCCAAGGACGGCGGCCGGATCAAGTACCAGCGTGTCTGCGCGATCGACGGCGAGGAGGTCGCCTACGCCGACATCGCCAAGGGCTACGAGACCGAGGACGGCGAGATGGTCATCCTCACCGACGACGACATGGCCGAGCTGCCGTCGACGTCGTCGCGGGAGATCGCGGTCGAGAAGTTCGTGCCCAGCGACCAGATCGACCCGATGCTCTTCGAGAAGTCCTACTACCTCGAACCGGAGAAGTCCGGCGCCAAGCCCTACGCCCTGCTCCGACAGGCACTTCTCGACGCCGACCGGATGGCCGTGGTGACGGTCGCCCTGCGGCAGCGTACGACGGTGGCGGTGCTGCGAGTGCGTTCCACCGAGGCCGGCGACGTGATCGTCCTGCAGACGATGATGTGGCCCGACGAGATCCGCGTCCCCGACTTCTCCGTGGAGGTCGGCGAGGTCAAGGACTCCGAGGTCAAGATGGCGCACATGCTGGTGGAGACACTGGCCGGCGACTTCGAGGCCTCCGAGTTCGAGGACGACTATGCCGAGGCCGTCGAGGCCCTGGTGAAGACGAAGGTCGAGGGCGGCGAGGTCAAGCGCACCCCGACTGCGACCAAGTCCTCTGGCGAGGTCGTCGACCTGCTGGCCGCGCTGCAGAAGTCGGTCGCCGCAGCCAAGGAGTCGCGAGGCGAGCCGGACACGGAGAAGAAGACCAGTCCCGCCAAGAAGGCTTCCGCGGCTGACACGAGCGAGTCCGAGAAGGCTCCGGCCAAGAAGTCCGCGGCGAAGAAGTCGACCGCCAAGAAGGCGGCACCTGCCAAGAAGGCCCCAGCAAAGAAGTCCGCAGCCAAGAAGTCCGCGGCGAAGAAGCCGGCTGCCAAGAAGGCTCCGGCGAAGAAGGCCAGCTGA
- a CDS encoding FAD-dependent oxidoreductase, translating into MRVLVRGAGIIGLSVADELARRGHEVTVIDPTPGAGASHAAAGMLSPSSEVWHGEEEILRLGLRSMALWAEYAERLGVAVHRTGTLLVGHDRGDLQQVERQARLLGTAELLGNTAVRALEPRLHPRVAGGLLLADDHSVDPRAVVGALRRRVDVVPDIGAEAFGAEKMVLATGAHLPQPWSHLVRGVRGEIIRGHCVDPPTRTVRGWVRGRQVYVVPRTGGGIVIGATSEEHDAPPEVTLGGIHALIEDARTLLSGLDRATFTEAIARDRPASPDHLPLIGRAPGRDDVVLAAGLFRHGVLLAPLAAQLVADAVEGAPPDSALDPSRFESSSQEGNPC; encoded by the coding sequence ATGCGGGTGCTGGTGCGCGGCGCGGGCATCATCGGCCTCTCCGTCGCCGACGAGCTCGCCCGCCGCGGGCACGAAGTCACCGTCATCGACCCGACCCCGGGTGCCGGGGCGTCGCATGCCGCTGCCGGGATGCTCAGCCCGAGCAGCGAGGTCTGGCACGGCGAGGAGGAGATCCTGCGGCTGGGGCTGCGGAGCATGGCGTTGTGGGCGGAGTACGCCGAGCGGCTCGGCGTGGCCGTGCATCGCACCGGCACCCTGCTCGTCGGCCATGACCGCGGGGACCTGCAGCAGGTCGAACGTCAGGCCCGGCTCCTGGGCACGGCCGAGCTGCTCGGCAACACGGCCGTGCGCGCCCTCGAACCCCGACTGCACCCACGGGTCGCTGGCGGACTCCTGCTGGCCGACGACCACAGCGTCGACCCACGCGCGGTGGTCGGCGCCCTGCGCCGTCGGGTCGACGTCGTTCCCGACATCGGCGCGGAGGCCTTCGGTGCGGAGAAGATGGTGCTCGCCACGGGCGCGCATCTCCCGCAGCCCTGGTCGCACCTGGTCCGCGGTGTGCGTGGCGAGATCATCCGCGGCCACTGTGTCGACCCGCCCACCCGCACGGTCAGGGGCTGGGTGCGTGGACGTCAGGTCTATGTCGTGCCGCGCACCGGAGGCGGCATCGTCATCGGTGCCACCAGCGAGGAGCACGACGCCCCACCCGAGGTGACGCTCGGCGGGATCCACGCGCTCATCGAGGACGCACGCACCCTCCTGTCGGGCCTGGACCGGGCCACCTTCACCGAGGCGATCGCCCGGGACAGGCCGGCCAGTCCGGACCACCTCCCGCTGATCGGGCGCGCGCCGGGACGCGACGACGTCGTCCTTGCCGCCGGTCTGTTCCGGCACGGCGTACTTCTCGCCCCTCTCGCCGCGCAGCTGGTCGCGGACGCCGTCGAGGGCGCGCCACCCGATTCCGCACTCGACCCATCTCGCTTCGAATCGTCAAGCCAGGAAGGAAATCCATGCTGA
- the thiD gene encoding bifunctional hydroxymethylpyrimidine kinase/phosphomethylpyrimidine kinase, which produces MSTDPPVVLAVAGTDSGGAAGLAADLATIAAHRAHGACVVTAITAQDTTGVHAVHVPPLDMIDEQIAAVLDDLTVASVKTGMLGSPEVVRLVAERLGHLRLVVDPVLIATSGAVLGDESVRAAYVDHLLPIATVVTPNVEEAAALLGVDGACGFPPEELAARLAAQCGGAGSAGGPAVVVTGGGTTGTCTDWLALLGQTPVALSHPALATENDHGTGCTYSAALASLLAQGIELETACRCAAAYTSQQLALSRRWELGRGRGPIAHVAASHPSH; this is translated from the coding sequence ATGAGTACCGATCCGCCCGTCGTCCTGGCCGTGGCCGGGACCGACTCCGGAGGCGCGGCAGGACTGGCCGCCGACCTCGCCACGATCGCCGCCCATCGCGCCCACGGTGCCTGCGTGGTCACCGCGATCACCGCTCAGGACACCACCGGTGTCCACGCCGTCCACGTGCCACCGCTCGACATGATCGACGAGCAGATCGCCGCAGTGCTGGACGACTTGACCGTGGCCAGTGTGAAGACCGGGATGCTCGGCTCGCCCGAGGTGGTCCGGCTCGTTGCCGAGCGGCTCGGACACCTTCGCCTCGTGGTCGATCCGGTCCTGATCGCCACCTCGGGGGCAGTGTTGGGGGACGAGTCGGTGCGTGCGGCCTACGTCGATCACCTGCTACCGATCGCCACCGTGGTTACCCCGAACGTTGAGGAGGCTGCCGCCCTGCTCGGGGTGGACGGTGCCTGCGGATTCCCGCCCGAGGAGCTCGCCGCGAGGCTGGCGGCCCAGTGTGGTGGTGCGGGGTCCGCAGGAGGCCCGGCCGTCGTGGTCACCGGGGGCGGGACCACCGGCACCTGTACCGACTGGCTGGCGCTACTGGGTCAGACACCGGTCGCGCTCAGCCATCCCGCGCTCGCGACGGAGAACGACCACGGCACCGGGTGCACCTACTCAGCAGCGCTCGCATCCCTGCTGGCACAGGGGATCGAGCTGGAGACCGCCTGCCGGTGCGCCGCGGCGTACACCTCTCAACAGCTTGCCCTGAGCCGGCGCTGGGAGCTCGGCCGAGGCAGGGGCCCGATCGCCCACGTGGCCGCCTCACACCCATCACACTGA
- a CDS encoding thiazole synthase, giving the protein MTLQIAGRAFDSHLLLGSGGLPNAALLAPIIEAAEPALVTVSMRRTSSLAAGGPLSTIRRLGVPVLPNTAGCLSAREAILTAELAREALGTDWIKLEVIGDETNLMPDGTQLLEAAESLVRKGFTVLPYTNDDPVLARRLADAGCAAVMPLGSPIGSGLGILNPHAIESVVAAVDVPVVLDAGIGTASDAALAMELGCSAVLAASAITRAEDPVAMARALRLGVQGGLAARGAGRIPRREVARASSTTKGLIR; this is encoded by the coding sequence ATGACTCTCCAGATCGCCGGTCGCGCGTTCGACTCCCACCTCCTCCTGGGCAGCGGTGGCCTGCCGAACGCCGCACTGCTGGCACCGATCATCGAGGCCGCCGAGCCGGCACTGGTCACGGTGAGCATGCGGCGTACGTCGTCACTCGCCGCGGGTGGGCCGCTGTCGACGATCCGTCGCCTGGGCGTCCCGGTGCTGCCCAACACCGCCGGTTGCCTGAGCGCCCGCGAGGCGATCCTGACCGCCGAGCTGGCGCGGGAGGCGCTCGGGACCGACTGGATCAAGCTCGAGGTGATCGGTGACGAGACCAACCTGATGCCGGACGGAACCCAGCTCCTCGAGGCCGCCGAATCCCTTGTCCGCAAGGGATTCACCGTCCTGCCCTACACCAACGACGACCCGGTGCTGGCCCGCAGGCTTGCTGACGCGGGGTGCGCCGCAGTGATGCCGTTGGGCTCGCCGATCGGTTCCGGGCTGGGAATCCTGAACCCGCACGCCATCGAATCGGTGGTGGCGGCGGTCGACGTACCCGTCGTCCTGGATGCGGGCATCGGCACCGCCTCCGATGCCGCGCTGGCCATGGAGCTGGGATGTTCCGCGGTGCTGGCAGCGAGCGCGATCACCAGGGCCGAAGACCCGGTGGCGATGGCACGCGCCCTGCGGCTCGGGGTGCAGGGCGGACTGGCGGCCCGCGGCGCCGGACGGATCCCTCGGCGCGAAGTGGCCAGGGCGTCGAGCACCACCAAGGGGTTGATCCGATGA
- the ligD gene encoding non-homologous end-joining DNA ligase: MFHMRPMLATRGDHVPAGDAWSHEVKWDGMRILAEITGTGARLTSRNENDVSVSFPELHDLAQVGSDLLLDGEVVAFEQGIPSFGALADRMHVRDARKAARLVDKRPVTFLVFDVMCRDGRDLSRLPLSARREVLADLDLVDAHWQVPPAYDDGEMLLEATDQQGLEGIVSKRLSSRYDFGARSPHWLKFPHRRRTSWVIGGWRPETGSDHRVGSVLVGEPTDQGLVFRGRVGSGIAGKVGPVLKAMLEPLERKDSPFLEVPRIDAAGTRWVEPLLVVDVESLGLGIQGRLRQPSYRGIRTDIDPGDI; this comes from the coding sequence ATGTTCCACATGCGACCGATGCTGGCCACCCGCGGCGACCATGTCCCCGCCGGCGACGCGTGGAGTCACGAGGTGAAGTGGGACGGGATGCGCATCCTCGCCGAGATCACCGGCACCGGCGCGCGCCTGACCAGTCGCAACGAGAACGACGTCTCGGTCAGCTTCCCCGAGCTGCACGACCTTGCCCAGGTCGGCAGCGACCTGCTCCTCGACGGCGAGGTGGTCGCCTTCGAACAGGGCATCCCGAGCTTCGGCGCCCTGGCCGACCGGATGCACGTGCGCGACGCCCGCAAGGCCGCGCGTCTGGTCGACAAGCGCCCGGTGACGTTCCTGGTCTTCGACGTGATGTGCCGTGACGGGCGAGACCTGTCCCGCCTGCCGCTCTCGGCCCGTCGCGAGGTGCTGGCCGACCTTGATCTGGTCGACGCGCACTGGCAGGTGCCCCCGGCGTACGACGACGGCGAGATGTTGCTGGAGGCCACCGACCAGCAGGGCCTCGAGGGGATCGTCTCCAAGCGACTCTCGTCCCGCTACGACTTCGGGGCGCGCAGCCCGCACTGGCTCAAGTTCCCGCACCGGCGGCGTACGTCGTGGGTGATCGGTGGCTGGCGCCCCGAGACCGGTTCGGACCACCGGGTGGGCTCGGTGCTCGTCGGGGAGCCGACGGACCAGGGGTTGGTCTTCCGGGGACGGGTCGGCAGCGGCATCGCGGGCAAGGTGGGGCCTGTGCTCAAGGCGATGCTGGAGCCCCTCGAGCGCAAGGACTCGCCCTTCCTGGAGGTGCCTCGGATAGATGCCGCCGGCACCCGGTGGGTGGAGCCGCTGCTCGTGGTCGACGTCGAGTCCCTCGGGCTTGGCATCCAAGGACGCCTGCGCCAGCCGTCGTACCGTGGGATCCGAACAGACATCGATCCGGGAGATATCTGA
- the ligD gene encoding non-homologous end-joining DNA ligase produces MRAEIEGRTLKISNLDKVMYPATGTTKGEVLNYYVQIAPVLLPHLADRAVTRIRWPHGVQDKSFFEKNVPSGAPSWLRTARVPTTGSRGSSRNGDELIFPIVDGVAALAYLVNLASLELHVHQWTVTKSGRPKHPNRLVIDLDPGEPAGLPECATVALMVREKLAERSLEALPVTSGSKGLHLYARLDGKRDSDEVTAVAKEIGEELQAEHPKLVTAVMTKARRGGKVFLDWSQNAGSKTTISPYSLRGKEKPYVATPRTWAEIEAGADDPLELEQCRFEETLERVAEHGDLFAP; encoded by the coding sequence ATGCGCGCGGAGATCGAGGGCCGCACGCTCAAGATCAGCAACCTCGACAAGGTGATGTATCCCGCGACCGGGACCACCAAGGGCGAGGTGCTGAACTACTACGTGCAGATCGCGCCGGTCCTGCTGCCGCATCTCGCCGACCGTGCGGTGACCCGGATCCGGTGGCCACACGGCGTACAGGACAAGTCCTTCTTCGAGAAGAACGTCCCCTCCGGGGCGCCGTCGTGGTTGCGAACCGCCCGGGTGCCGACGACCGGGTCGCGCGGATCCTCGCGCAACGGTGACGAGCTGATCTTCCCGATCGTCGACGGCGTCGCGGCGCTGGCCTACCTGGTCAACCTGGCCAGCCTGGAGCTGCACGTGCACCAGTGGACGGTGACGAAGTCCGGACGGCCCAAGCACCCGAATCGTCTGGTGATCGACCTCGACCCCGGCGAGCCGGCCGGACTGCCGGAGTGCGCAACCGTGGCGCTGATGGTGCGGGAGAAGCTGGCGGAGCGGTCGTTGGAGGCGTTGCCGGTGACCAGCGGTAGCAAGGGCCTGCACCTCTATGCGCGCCTCGACGGGAAGCGGGACAGCGATGAGGTGACCGCGGTGGCGAAGGAGATCGGGGAGGAGCTCCAGGCCGAGCACCCCAAGCTGGTCACCGCGGTGATGACCAAGGCACGACGCGGCGGGAAGGTCTTCCTGGACTGGTCGCAGAACGCCGGATCGAAGACCACGATCTCGCCCTACTCGTTGCGGGGCAAGGAGAAGCCGTACGTCGCGACGCCGCGCACGTGGGCGGAGATCGAGGCCGGCGCGGATGATCCACTCGAGCTCGAGCAGTGCCGATTCGAGGAGACGCTCGAGCGGGTGGCCGAGCACGGAGACCTGTTCGCTCCCTGA
- the thiS gene encoding sulfur carrier protein ThiS, which produces MLITLNGAATEVADGTPLTALLPTERRGTAVALNGEVVPQPRIADRRLVSGDRIEIVTAVQGG; this is translated from the coding sequence ATGCTGATCACCCTCAACGGAGCCGCCACGGAAGTGGCCGACGGGACACCCCTCACCGCACTCCTGCCCACCGAGCGCCGCGGAACTGCGGTGGCCCTCAACGGCGAGGTCGTGCCGCAACCCAGGATCGCGGACCGACGCCTCGTCTCCGGGGACCGGATCGAGATCGTGACGGCGGTGCAGGGCGGATGA
- a CDS encoding thiamine phosphate synthase encodes MSSTSSVAPGTLPRLLLLTDRSQLRLGRGLVRTVHECVEAGLTHLVVREHDLPPDARHALVAALADLPGLTVISSHIADPVAHGLHQPSDPTRHVLPTATAHQLLGRSCHTRTEVYRAAADGVDYVTLSPFALTPSKPGHGPALGPDAYADHRVPVYALGGITPRNARAARDAGAHGVAVMGAVMRAAEPGAVVAALLEEAA; translated from the coding sequence ATGAGCTCGACATCAAGCGTGGCACCAGGGACTTTGCCTCGACTGCTGCTGCTCACCGATCGCTCGCAGCTCAGGCTCGGCCGCGGCCTGGTCCGCACGGTGCACGAGTGCGTCGAGGCGGGACTCACCCACCTGGTGGTCCGCGAGCACGACCTGCCGCCGGACGCCCGGCACGCCCTGGTGGCGGCGCTGGCCGACCTGCCCGGCCTGACCGTGATCTCCTCACACATCGCCGATCCGGTTGCGCACGGCCTGCACCAACCGTCGGACCCCACTCGCCACGTGCTGCCGACAGCGACGGCACACCAGCTGCTCGGCCGGTCCTGCCACACCCGGACGGAGGTGTACCGAGCCGCAGCCGACGGCGTCGACTACGTGACCCTCTCGCCGTTCGCGCTCACGCCCAGCAAGCCCGGCCACGGACCGGCGCTGGGCCCGGATGCGTACGCCGACCACCGGGTGCCGGTCTATGCCCTCGGCGGGATCACGCCCCGAAACGCCCGCGCGGCACGCGATGCCGGCGCCCACGGAGTGGCGGTGATGGGCGCCGTGATGCGCGCCGCAGAGCCCGGTGCCGTCGTCGCCGCCCTGCTCGAGGAGGCCGCATGA